In Monomorium pharaonis isolate MP-MQ-018 chromosome 3, ASM1337386v2, whole genome shotgun sequence, a genomic segment contains:
- the LOC105834549 gene encoding uncharacterized protein LOC105834549 isoform X2, whose product MDTRKACLVLYLLLICIINATAVQNGWGRPNNIRRVRKISEYLVPPPPPRFSPNPRIPRVANYQSTEQPGYFMRFMSLLNPFSSDSSQPPPPPSLSLQPKTPYPPKFIQNPDPLPAATNYNGPPPIEYEKPPLPPPSNEHSGYPIPSIKPRSCNSCNKVPWIPMHGETHSGDASYASSSQSIESSPHGEYLTETRDVPYYDAYHAASQEIRVPDYSFNAPLPSGEPVPDPLHVYPGALPPLFNQQNFNYSVDIIPNPLPSSISGNGIATGPSNEGVVSQQPGYINPSGLQSSGVFNNGGYYDVTGLSGSPDGSVYNESQINQEIPNSYENSGSNRELYHNNQKNYLSTSANVAESSLTPVYASSGKIEDSIKFESVRTTTAPEDKYFVTHQDASTESDFITDYFQKTTDTAEEENATRDEVKEMWDSLFSPHRKPKKNKQVIIPYTSQHTPLPFQSPSEISNTNESNHDNYIGEASNIRAEVVSPPNSSHIQFQPTTLSMLEDTTRKPFNNKKNNVIDRFKLQKNIDNWTIQEYSKGTTVSTIAPSSDKYFFPSKQIPNEYLTTTDGPVNRVANSNYDNVKTYTLGGFSFIDQEYKALASNHMGRPQIEIKKPEKLSTKSPTDAATASTDNMWQSFPVGISSVNRERVYIVTPQPHITTPRSNPEYRKEKVLKEAERDRKESKETSQTDTKKTEKSDKFESIEKAYQVLPQAVNNLAVASTGPENVPLWGIMEHEEFASTVDSEYDNNDTEPPTLYSKSSKESRARR is encoded by the exons ATGGATACTCGAAAA GCTTGCTTGGTGTTATATTTACTGCTGATCTGCATAATCAACGCGACTGCCGTTCAAAATGGTTGGGGCAGACCGAATAACATTCGACGCGTTCGCAAAATCAGCGAATATCTTGttccaccgccaccgccaagGTTTTCACCGAACCCGAGAATCCCAAGAGTGGCGAACTATCAGTCAACCGAGCAACCAGGATACTTCATGCGGTTCATGAGTTTGTTGAATCCATTTAGTTCTGATTCTTCACAACCGCCACCACCGCCATCACTGTCTCTGCAGCCCAAAACCCCGTATCCGCCAAAGTTTATTCAAAATCCCGATCCCCTGCCAGCCGCAACAAACTACAATGGTCCTCCCCCTATAGAGTACGAAAAACCACCTCTTCCTCCGCCGTCCAACGAACACTCAGGATATCCCATCCCTTCGATCAAACCTAGGAGCTGTAATTCTTGCAACAAAGTCCCCTGGATACCGATGCATGGTGAAACACATTCGGGAGATGCCTCGTACGCATCGTCATCACAGTCGATTGAATCATCGCCGCATGGCGAATATCTGACTGAGACTCGAGACGTACCTTATTACGACGCTTATCATGCTGCCTCGCAAGAAATTAGAGTTCCAGATTACTCCTTCAATGCGCCATTGCCTAGTGGTGAACCGGTACCAGATCCGTTGCACGTATATCCTGGAGCATTGCCACCGCTCTTCAaccaacaaaattttaattattccgtAGACATCATTCCCAACCCGTTGCCCTCATCAATTTCCGGAAATGGTATAGCTACAG GTCCTTCGAATGAGGGAGTTGTCTCTCAACAACCAGGATATATTAATCCTAGCGGTCTTCAATCTTCGGGGGTATTTAATAACGGAGGATATTATGACGTAACAGGATTGAGTGGATCGCCAGATGGTTCCGTTTATAACGAAAGTCAAATTAATCAGGAAATTCCCAACAGCTACGAAAATTCCGGTTCCAAtcgagaattatatcataacaATCAGAAAAACTATCTATCCACCAGCGCCAACGTCGCCGAAAGCTCTCTTACACCTGTGTACGCCTCTTCCGGGAAAATAGaagattcaattaaatttgaaagtgTCAGGACGACTACGGCACCTGAAGACAAGTATTTCGTAACACATCAAGACGCTTCAACGGAATCTGATTTTATCACGGATTATTTCCAGAAAACGACTGATACCGcg GAGGAAGAGAATGCAACACGTGATGAGGTTAAGGAAATGTGGGACAGTTTATTTTCACCACACAGAAAAccgaagaaaaataaacag GTTATAATTCCCTATACATCTCAGCATACACCTCTTCCGTTTCAATCGCCCAGCGAGATTTCTAACACGAATGAATCCAATCATGACAATTATATTGGTGAAGCATCAAACATCAGAGCCGAAGTGGTCAGTCCTCCGAACTCGTCGCACATCCAATTTCAGCCGACTACTTTATCGATGCTTGAAGATACCACCAGGAaaccatttaataataaaaagaacaatGTCATAGACCgatttaaattgcaaaagaATATCGACAACTGGACGATACAG gaATATTCAAAGGGCACAACCGTTAGTACAATAGCGCCTAGTTCagataaatacttttttccaTCAAAACAAATACCTAATGAATACTTGACCACTACCGATGGTCCTGTTAATCGTGTAGCTAATTCTAATTACGATAATGTTAAGACATATACTTTGGGCGGATTCAGCTTCATTGATCAAGAGTATAAAGCTTTGGCCAGCAACCACATGGGAAGACCACAAAtagaa attaaaaaaccTGAAAAACTCTCGACTAAAAGCCCTACCGATGCTGCCACTGCATCTACGGATAACATGTGGCAAAGCTTTCCCGTCGGAATTTCTTCGGTGAATAGAGAACGCGTTTATATAGTGACGCCGCAGCCACATATTACTACTCCTAGATCGAATCCTGAATACAGAAAAGAGAAAGTGTTGAAGGAGGCAGAAAGAGACAGGAAGGAATCAAAGGAAACTTCGCAAACGGACACGAAGAAAACGGAGAAGTCCGATAAATTCGAGTCGATCGAGAAAGCCTATCAAGTGCTGCCTCAGGCTGTGAACAATTTGGCTGTGGCTTCCACAGGCCCGGAGAACGTTCCTTTGTGGGGCATCATGGAGCACGAGGAGTTTGCGTCGACTGTTGACAGTGAATACGATAACAACGACACTGAACCTCCTACGCTATATTCTAAATCCTCAAAG gAGTCACGTGCCAGACGATGA
- the LOC105834543 gene encoding monocarboxylate transporter 9, translated as MTDGTACGVIDQGWAWAIVVGVTVINLAVLPVQQCFGLIFAERFASLGITATQTSLILHLNGTITCSLGLISGPMMKRFAFRQVAYFGSLTVILGICAAAFAKSLPMLIITYCVIIGIGQGIIFPATTLALNTYFRKKRNVAMGFSVTMTGLGPILMPLLIDVLLENFATTGTLLVLGGIASHSLVGASLLRPFQKEKEIVLIDKTTDISKEERTGNEEKIENIAVQLLSEENTGERQPNHHPENRETEVKDSRRTSFLQKIITNMDLDLLHDNRYIAIVIGMSISLVAETNFNATIPFVLGELANLDRTTIATMMSIQAAADITGRLCVPLLAQKIGWTCRNLYVISLLGSILGRTILSMWGDTYIIVIGVALIVGLAKGTKAVFQALIIPDYVPLARLPAASGIQMVCNGILSISVGPIIGLVHDSTNSYVGALYFTSFLSLCCVFLWLISGLWTPCRKSRRLNQQNSSEEQENSRENT; from the exons atgacTGATGGAACGGCATGTGGCGTAATAGATCAAGGCTGGGCATGGGCGATTGTCGTCGGCGTGACTGTTATCAAT CTAGCCGTGCTTCCCGTCCAACAATGTTTTGGTCTTATCTTCGCGGAACGCTTCGCAAGTCTTGGCATCACCGCAACACAAACGAGTCTAATTCTTCATCTTAATGGAACAATAACATGTAGCCTCGGTTTGATAAGCGGTCCGATGATGAAGAGATTCGCGTTTCGTCAAGTCGCATATTTCGGCAGCTTAACAGTCATCCTTGGAATCTGCGCCGCTGCCTTCGCCAAATCTCTCCCGATGCTTATTATCACTTATTGCGTTATTATTG GTATTGGCCAAGGAATTATTTTCCCAGCGACAACATTAGCATTAAACACATACTTTCGCAAGAAACGCAACGTAGCTATGGGTTTTTCAGTTACAATGACCGGTCTGGGCCCAATCTTAATGCCCCTTTTGATAGATGTACTTCTCGAGAATTTTGCCACGACCGGTACTCTTCTGGTTCTTGGTGGAATTGCCTCGCATTCGCTCGTTGGTGCATCCCTGTTGAGACCATTTCAAAAGGAGAAAGAG ATTGTTCTAATAGACAAAACTACCGATATATCGAAAGAGGAACGTACTggtaatgaagaaaaaatagaaaatatcgCCGTCCAATTATTAAGTGAAGAAAACACTGGAGAAAGACAACCGAATCATCATCCAGAGAATAGAGAAACGGAAGTAAAAGACAGTAGAAGAACTTCGTTCctccaaaaaattattacgaatATGGATCTCGATCTTCTTCATGATAATCGTTATATAGCGATAGTAATAG GTATGAGTATCTCGTTAGTGGCCGAAACGAATTTCAATGCAACGATACCTTTCGTCTTGGGCGAATTGGCGAACCTCGACAGAACAACGATAGCTACAATGATGTCGATTCAAGCTGCCGCAGACATCACAGGACGACTTTGCGTACCGTTGTTGGCACAAAAAATCGGCTGGACCTGCAGAAATCTTTATGTGATATCCCTGTTGGGATCGATCCTCGGAAGGACTA TTCTGTCGATGTGGGGTGATACTTACATCATCGTGATTGGAGTAGCTCTCATCGTCGGACTGGCAAAGGGAACCAAAGCTGTCTTCCAAGCACTAATCATTCCCGATTACGTACCATTAGCGAGACTGCCAGCTGCATCCGGTATTCAGATGGTTTGTAATGGCATTCTGTCTATCAGCGTGGGACCAATTATcg GTTTGGTGCACGATTCAACAAATAGTTACGTGGGTGCGCTTTATTTCACATCCTTTCTTAGCTTATGTTGCGTCTTCTTATGGTTGATAAGTGGACTATGGACTCCCTGTAGAAAGTCCCGAAGACTGAATCAACAAAATTCGTCAGAAGAGCAAGAAAATTCTCGCGAAAATAcgtaa
- the LOC105834544 gene encoding monocarboxylate transporter 12: MTENKENDTKGQAPDGGWGWFVCLGSSLITLSLRSLDPSFGLLFNDLLKELKVGSTGTSVIMSVLDAIVNFSGFLIGPLLKRFSYRQVAFFGSLLSCSGLIITSQANSMLYIICTYSILGGIGTGLAMACSFVALNTFFDKKRGQAVGFSMAGTALAMMVVPLLIHMLLHIYGFRGTTLIAGGWALHSVVGSCLLRPLKEPPITPPVKKKPEERESEALLMKPTKSRRISNGSTWTENQNAENESISPKKESFVKKIKATFDLDLLKNFTYLNVALGCSFYYVAESNYKLMTPFFLLSIGMTKAEVAFCLSLTAFTDILARLLLPTLFDKFGWKKRILFWISCLLLGIARSILAEQTEKTPLIVMFVVAGFLRGTTLVNLNLCISECCTLKKLPSAFGIFMVFKGLCVVIMSPLIGYIRDVSNSYKICIHVMTALILVTFVVWTIEFLITIFCRQLAIAKKLQQHVIE; this comes from the exons ATGACAGAAAACAAGGAAAATGATACTAAGGGACAAGCTCCTGATGGTGGTTGGGGCTGGTTTGTTTGTCTTGGAAGCAGTTTGATTACG CTCTCTTTGCGATCATTGGATCCATCATTCGGACTGCTTTTCAACGATTTATTGAAGGAGCTCAAGGTTGGCTCTACAGGGACATCAGTTATAATGAGTGTCTTAGATGCCATTGTCAATTTTTCAG gtTTTTTAATCGGCccattattaaaaagattttcttaTCGACAAGTCGCATTTTTTGGATCTTTATTGAGCTGCAGtggtttaataattacatcgCAAGCTAACAGTATGCTGTACATTATTTGTACCTACAGTATATTAGGAG GCATAGGTACCGGCCTTGCCATGGCTTGTTCCTTCGTCGCATTGAATACATTCTTCGATAAAAAACGTGGACAAGCAGTAGGTTTTTCTATGGCGGGAACCGCATTGGCAATGATGGTTGTACCATTG TTAATACATATGTTGCTGCACATATACGGATTTCGCGGCACAACGCTTATAGCCGGAGGATGGGCATTACATTCTGTGGTGGGATCATGTTTGTTACGTCCACTTAAAGAACCGCCGATAACACCACcagtaaaa aaaaagccTGAAGAGCGAGAAAGTGAGGCTTTATTAATGAAACCTACTAAATCACGAagaatatcaaatggatcaaCGTGGACGGAAAATCAAAATGCAGAAAATGAATCAATCTCACCTAAAAAGGAATCGTtcgtaaaaaagataaaagcaaCTTTTGATTTGGATCTCCTAAAAAATTTCACGTACTTAAATGTCGCTTTAGGTTGTAGCTTTTATTACGTGGCTGAATCTAATTACAAACTGATGACTCCTTTCTTCCTCTTAAGTATTG GAATGACGAAAGCAGAGGTGGCCTTTTGTCTGTCCCTGACTGCATTTACCGACATCCTTGCTAGGCTGCTTCTACCAACATTATTCGACAAATTCGGTTGGAAAAAGCGTATACTTTTTTGGATTTCTTGTCTCCTCCTTGGAATCGCACGCTCCA tattggCGGAACAAACGGAAAAGACACCATTGATTGTCATGTTCGTAGTAGCTGGATTTCTGCGTGGCACTACATTGGTAAACCTTAATCTCTGTATATCCGAGTGTTGTACTTTGAAGAAGCTACCAAGTGCATTTGGAATATTTATGGTGTTTAAGGGCTTATGCGTAGTCATCATGAGTCCCTTAATCg gATACATCAGAGATGTCAGCAATAGCTACAAAATCTGTATTCACGTGATGACCGCCTTGATACTCGTCACATTTGTCGTGTGGaccattgaatttttaattacaatcttTTGTAGACAACTTGCTATAGCTAAGAAATTACAACAGCACgttatagaataa
- the LOC105834541 gene encoding uncharacterized protein LOC105834541 isoform X1 — MLTKVPPNGGWGWVIVVASAVNGVSTIPIIQGFGLIFKDSFAALNLTATDTSIIINVNLAFGMILGLFNGPLLKIFGYRKVAIAASIMFAVGVILTAFANSFTLIIICYGVLTSIGMSMGMSGFSLATNSYFTKKKRGRAVGLALTITGLGPIFMPQITSFLLSAYGVQGTVLILGAYSFHALIGAMLLQPVKWHMKDAPICLETVKPKNPKTSTDNNNKDTWNYYEEDETDMHSSMLTLNNYQRKRRTTISSIDHDVEVGSIYGFDTPLPRQISTDGTTAYDSNYGTEMSVINGTSKTNSYNNRRGPIYPWWNSLKSIDSIHLGSSFKIFEEPAPLTKKLTFVDNGVSRTNGVSQNIIEKDLLLQKETDNCTTEENNNDCDKNKSAVCRILQRVADLYDFDLLRDPIYVNIMLGMSIAIFAEVNFSMLTPFILADMGLTTAMIANIMSIVAIIDLISRGAAPYLGECLNLQPRMMYMLSLFLLIISRTSLIFANSFASMVAVAIGLGAAKGIRSVYMALVVPSYVSIQKLPNASGIQMLTNGMILLSAGPMLGIIRDNTGNYTICIILLNCVTAITLFIWTTEMLVRRKFARQKAQLSGTF; from the exons ATGCTTACCAAAGTGCCGCCGAATGGAGGCTGGGGATGGGTAATTGTAGTAGCATCAGCCGTAAATGGC gtATCAACCATCCCAATTATACAAGGATTTGGCTTGATATTTAAAGATTCTTTCGCTGCGCTTAATCTGACTGCAACAGATACGTCTATTATAATCAATGTAAATTTGGCATTCGGTATGATACTTGGTTTATTCAATGGACCACTCTTGAAGATTTTCGGTTATAGAAAAGTGGCGATAGCTGCAAGCATAATGTTCGCAGTTGGTGTAATACTGACAGCATTCGCCAATAGCTTTactcttattataatttgttatggAGTACTAACCT ctATTGGCATGAGTATGGGAATGTCTGGATTTTCTCTGGCAACCAATTCTTATTTTACCAAAAAGAAACGAGGACGAGCCGTAGGCTTGGCATTAACCATCACAGGACTGGGTCCAATCTTTATGCCTCAAATAACATCCTTCTTACTTTCGGCCTACGGTGTTCAG GGGACCGTCTTGATACTTGGCGCTTACAGTTTTCACGCATTAATAGGCGCAATGCTACTACAACCGGTTAAATGGCACATGAAAGACGCACCCATCTGCTTAGAAACAGTCAAACCAAAAAATCCTAAGACTTCGActgacaataataataagg ATACATGGAATTATTACGAGGAAGATGAAACAGATATGCACTCATCAATGCTGACGCTAAATAATTAtcagagaaaaagaagaacaaCAATATCCAGCATTGATCATGATGTCGAAGTTGGAAGTATTTATGGATTTGATACGCCTTTGCCTCGACAAATTTCTACTGACGGAACGA cgGCATACGACTCAAATTATGGTACCGAAATGTCGGTGATAAACGGAACATCAAAGACGAATTCATATAACAATCGCAGAGGTCCAATATATCCATGGTGGAATTCAT taaAAAGCATAGACAGTATTCATCTCGGTAGCAGCTTCAAAATTTTCGAGGAACCTGCTCCACTAACGAAAAAACTGACGTTCGTTGATAATGGTGTAAGTAGAACTAACGGTGTAAGTCAGAATATTATCGAAAAGGATTTGCTATTACAAAAAGAGACAGATAATTGTACGAccgaagaaaataataacgactg tgACAAAAACAAGTCGGCCGTCTGCCGGATTCTACAACGAGTGGCTGACCTTTATGATTTCGATCTTCTACGTGATCCAATTTACGTGAACATTATGTTGGGGATGTCAATCGCGATTTTCGCAGAGGTAAACTTTTCCATGCTGACACCGTTTATCCTCGCTGATATGGGCTTGACGACAGCAATGATTGCCAACATCATGAGCATCGTCGCGATAATCGATCTCATTAGTAGAGGTGCGGCACCTTACCTGGGGGAGTGTCTGAACCTGCAACCCAGGATGATGTATATGCTCAGCCTGTTTCTTCTGATAATTAGCAGAACCT CACTGATATTTGCGAATAGCTTTGCTTCGATGGTGGCCGTCGCGATTGGTTTGGGAGCAGCAAAAGGAATTAGGTCGGTGTATATGGCTTTAGTTGTACCCAGCTACGTTTCTATTCAAAAGTTACCCAACGCCTCAGGAATTCAAATGCTGACCAATGGAATGATTCTCCTGAGTGCTGGTCCTATGCTTG GCATAATACGAGATAATACTGGAAATTACACGATCTGTATTATCTTGCTTAACTGCGTGACCGCTATTACACTGTTTATCTGGACAACAGAGATGCTTGTACGGAGAAAATTTGCTCGGCAAAAAGCGCAATTATCCGGaacattttaa
- the LOC105834541 gene encoding monocarboxylate transporter 9 isoform X2 yields the protein MLTKVPPNGGWGWVIVVASAVNGVSTIPIIQGFGLIFKDSFAALNLTATDTSIIINVNLAFGMILGLFNGPLLKIFGYRKVAIAASIMFAVGVILTAFANSFTLIIICYGVLTSIGMSMGMSGFSLATNSYFTKKKRGRAVGLALTITGLGPIFMPQITSFLLSAYGVQGTVLILGAYSFHALIGAMLLQPVKWHMKDAPICLETVKPKNPKTSTDNNNKDTWNYYEEDETDMHSSMLTLNNYQRKRRTTISSIDHDVEVGSIYGFDTPLPRQISTDGTTAYDSNYGTEMSVINGTSKTNSYNNRRGPIYPWWNSLKSIDSIHLGSSFKIFEEPAPLTKKLTFVDNGVSRTNGVSQNIIEKDLLLQKETDNCTTEENNNDCDKNKSAVCRILQRVADLYDFDLLRDPIYVNIMLGMSIAIFAEVNFSMLTPFILADMGLTTAMIANIMSIVAIIDLISRGAAPYLGECLNLQPRMMYMLSLFLLIISRTCNVY from the exons ATGCTTACCAAAGTGCCGCCGAATGGAGGCTGGGGATGGGTAATTGTAGTAGCATCAGCCGTAAATGGC gtATCAACCATCCCAATTATACAAGGATTTGGCTTGATATTTAAAGATTCTTTCGCTGCGCTTAATCTGACTGCAACAGATACGTCTATTATAATCAATGTAAATTTGGCATTCGGTATGATACTTGGTTTATTCAATGGACCACTCTTGAAGATTTTCGGTTATAGAAAAGTGGCGATAGCTGCAAGCATAATGTTCGCAGTTGGTGTAATACTGACAGCATTCGCCAATAGCTTTactcttattataatttgttatggAGTACTAACCT ctATTGGCATGAGTATGGGAATGTCTGGATTTTCTCTGGCAACCAATTCTTATTTTACCAAAAAGAAACGAGGACGAGCCGTAGGCTTGGCATTAACCATCACAGGACTGGGTCCAATCTTTATGCCTCAAATAACATCCTTCTTACTTTCGGCCTACGGTGTTCAG GGGACCGTCTTGATACTTGGCGCTTACAGTTTTCACGCATTAATAGGCGCAATGCTACTACAACCGGTTAAATGGCACATGAAAGACGCACCCATCTGCTTAGAAACAGTCAAACCAAAAAATCCTAAGACTTCGActgacaataataataagg ATACATGGAATTATTACGAGGAAGATGAAACAGATATGCACTCATCAATGCTGACGCTAAATAATTAtcagagaaaaagaagaacaaCAATATCCAGCATTGATCATGATGTCGAAGTTGGAAGTATTTATGGATTTGATACGCCTTTGCCTCGACAAATTTCTACTGACGGAACGA cgGCATACGACTCAAATTATGGTACCGAAATGTCGGTGATAAACGGAACATCAAAGACGAATTCATATAACAATCGCAGAGGTCCAATATATCCATGGTGGAATTCAT taaAAAGCATAGACAGTATTCATCTCGGTAGCAGCTTCAAAATTTTCGAGGAACCTGCTCCACTAACGAAAAAACTGACGTTCGTTGATAATGGTGTAAGTAGAACTAACGGTGTAAGTCAGAATATTATCGAAAAGGATTTGCTATTACAAAAAGAGACAGATAATTGTACGAccgaagaaaataataacgactg tgACAAAAACAAGTCGGCCGTCTGCCGGATTCTACAACGAGTGGCTGACCTTTATGATTTCGATCTTCTACGTGATCCAATTTACGTGAACATTATGTTGGGGATGTCAATCGCGATTTTCGCAGAGGTAAACTTTTCCATGCTGACACCGTTTATCCTCGCTGATATGGGCTTGACGACAGCAATGATTGCCAACATCATGAGCATCGTCGCGATAATCGATCTCATTAGTAGAGGTGCGGCACCTTACCTGGGGGAGTGTCTGAACCTGCAACCCAGGATGATGTATATGCTCAGCCTGTTTCTTCTGATAATTAGCAGAACCTGTAACGTATATTGA
- the LOC105834549 gene encoding uncharacterized protein LOC105834549 isoform X1 → MDTRKACLVLYLLLICIINATAVQNGWGRPNNIRRVRKISEYLVPPPPPRFSPNPRIPRVANYQSTEQPGYFMRFMSLLNPFSSDSSQPPPPPSLSLQPKTPYPPKFIQNPDPLPAATNYNGPPPIEYEKPPLPPPSNEHSGYPIPSIKPRSCNSCNKVPWIPMHGETHSGDASYASSSQSIESSPHGEYLTETRDVPYYDAYHAASQEIRVPDYSFNAPLPSGEPVPDPLHVYPGALPPLFNQQNFNYSVDIIPNPLPSSISGNGIATGPSNEGVVSQQPGYINPSGLQSSGVFNNGGYYDVTGLSGSPDGSVYNESQINQEIPNSYENSGSNRELYHNNQKNYLSTSANVAESSLTPVYASSGKIEDSIKFESVRTTTAPEDKYFVTHQDASTESDFITDYFQKTTDTAEEENATRDEVKEMWDSLFSPHRKPKKNKQLQVIIPYTSQHTPLPFQSPSEISNTNESNHDNYIGEASNIRAEVVSPPNSSHIQFQPTTLSMLEDTTRKPFNNKKNNVIDRFKLQKNIDNWTIQEYSKGTTVSTIAPSSDKYFFPSKQIPNEYLTTTDGPVNRVANSNYDNVKTYTLGGFSFIDQEYKALASNHMGRPQIEIKKPEKLSTKSPTDAATASTDNMWQSFPVGISSVNRERVYIVTPQPHITTPRSNPEYRKEKVLKEAERDRKESKETSQTDTKKTEKSDKFESIEKAYQVLPQAVNNLAVASTGPENVPLWGIMEHEEFASTVDSEYDNNDTEPPTLYSKSSKESRARR, encoded by the exons ATGGATACTCGAAAA GCTTGCTTGGTGTTATATTTACTGCTGATCTGCATAATCAACGCGACTGCCGTTCAAAATGGTTGGGGCAGACCGAATAACATTCGACGCGTTCGCAAAATCAGCGAATATCTTGttccaccgccaccgccaagGTTTTCACCGAACCCGAGAATCCCAAGAGTGGCGAACTATCAGTCAACCGAGCAACCAGGATACTTCATGCGGTTCATGAGTTTGTTGAATCCATTTAGTTCTGATTCTTCACAACCGCCACCACCGCCATCACTGTCTCTGCAGCCCAAAACCCCGTATCCGCCAAAGTTTATTCAAAATCCCGATCCCCTGCCAGCCGCAACAAACTACAATGGTCCTCCCCCTATAGAGTACGAAAAACCACCTCTTCCTCCGCCGTCCAACGAACACTCAGGATATCCCATCCCTTCGATCAAACCTAGGAGCTGTAATTCTTGCAACAAAGTCCCCTGGATACCGATGCATGGTGAAACACATTCGGGAGATGCCTCGTACGCATCGTCATCACAGTCGATTGAATCATCGCCGCATGGCGAATATCTGACTGAGACTCGAGACGTACCTTATTACGACGCTTATCATGCTGCCTCGCAAGAAATTAGAGTTCCAGATTACTCCTTCAATGCGCCATTGCCTAGTGGTGAACCGGTACCAGATCCGTTGCACGTATATCCTGGAGCATTGCCACCGCTCTTCAaccaacaaaattttaattattccgtAGACATCATTCCCAACCCGTTGCCCTCATCAATTTCCGGAAATGGTATAGCTACAG GTCCTTCGAATGAGGGAGTTGTCTCTCAACAACCAGGATATATTAATCCTAGCGGTCTTCAATCTTCGGGGGTATTTAATAACGGAGGATATTATGACGTAACAGGATTGAGTGGATCGCCAGATGGTTCCGTTTATAACGAAAGTCAAATTAATCAGGAAATTCCCAACAGCTACGAAAATTCCGGTTCCAAtcgagaattatatcataacaATCAGAAAAACTATCTATCCACCAGCGCCAACGTCGCCGAAAGCTCTCTTACACCTGTGTACGCCTCTTCCGGGAAAATAGaagattcaattaaatttgaaagtgTCAGGACGACTACGGCACCTGAAGACAAGTATTTCGTAACACATCAAGACGCTTCAACGGAATCTGATTTTATCACGGATTATTTCCAGAAAACGACTGATACCGcg GAGGAAGAGAATGCAACACGTGATGAGGTTAAGGAAATGTGGGACAGTTTATTTTCACCACACAGAAAAccgaagaaaaataaacag ttacaGGTTATAATTCCCTATACATCTCAGCATACACCTCTTCCGTTTCAATCGCCCAGCGAGATTTCTAACACGAATGAATCCAATCATGACAATTATATTGGTGAAGCATCAAACATCAGAGCCGAAGTGGTCAGTCCTCCGAACTCGTCGCACATCCAATTTCAGCCGACTACTTTATCGATGCTTGAAGATACCACCAGGAaaccatttaataataaaaagaacaatGTCATAGACCgatttaaattgcaaaagaATATCGACAACTGGACGATACAG gaATATTCAAAGGGCACAACCGTTAGTACAATAGCGCCTAGTTCagataaatacttttttccaTCAAAACAAATACCTAATGAATACTTGACCACTACCGATGGTCCTGTTAATCGTGTAGCTAATTCTAATTACGATAATGTTAAGACATATACTTTGGGCGGATTCAGCTTCATTGATCAAGAGTATAAAGCTTTGGCCAGCAACCACATGGGAAGACCACAAAtagaa attaaaaaaccTGAAAAACTCTCGACTAAAAGCCCTACCGATGCTGCCACTGCATCTACGGATAACATGTGGCAAAGCTTTCCCGTCGGAATTTCTTCGGTGAATAGAGAACGCGTTTATATAGTGACGCCGCAGCCACATATTACTACTCCTAGATCGAATCCTGAATACAGAAAAGAGAAAGTGTTGAAGGAGGCAGAAAGAGACAGGAAGGAATCAAAGGAAACTTCGCAAACGGACACGAAGAAAACGGAGAAGTCCGATAAATTCGAGTCGATCGAGAAAGCCTATCAAGTGCTGCCTCAGGCTGTGAACAATTTGGCTGTGGCTTCCACAGGCCCGGAGAACGTTCCTTTGTGGGGCATCATGGAGCACGAGGAGTTTGCGTCGACTGTTGACAGTGAATACGATAACAACGACACTGAACCTCCTACGCTATATTCTAAATCCTCAAAG gAGTCACGTGCCAGACGATGA